One region of Methanobacterium sp. genomic DNA includes:
- a CDS encoding 3-isopropylmalate dehydratase small subunit codes for MKGKVWKFGDDIDTDLIIPGRYLVLKDEKDLAACAMEGCDPEFAKNVEPGDIIVGGRNFGCGSSREHAPIAIKGAGISAVVAESFARIFYRNSINIGLPLIEIKGISKHVSQGDEIEIKMEKGILKNLTTGKEFKIKGLPEFMVDILNEGGLIPYLKKHIDEIKQK; via the coding sequence ATGAAAGGAAAAGTATGGAAATTTGGCGATGATATTGATACAGATCTGATAATTCCTGGAAGATACCTTGTGCTTAAGGATGAAAAAGACCTGGCAGCATGTGCAATGGAAGGATGTGACCCTGAATTTGCAAAAAATGTTGAACCTGGCGATATTATAGTGGGAGGTCGTAATTTCGGCTGTGGTTCATCAAGAGAACACGCTCCAATTGCTATTAAAGGTGCAGGCATTTCTGCAGTGGTTGCAGAGTCATTTGCAAGAATATTTTACAGAAACTCAATCAATATAGGTCTTCCACTTATAGAAATAAAAGGTATATCCAAACACGTCTCCCAGGGAGATGAAATTGAAATTAAGATGGAAAAAGGCATTTTAAAGAACTTAACCACAGGTAAAGAATTCAAAATTAAAGGATTACCTGAATTCATGGTAGACATACTGAATGAAGGTGGACTAATCCCTTATTTAAAGAAACATATTGACGAAATAAAACAGAAATAA
- the nrdD gene encoding anaerobic ribonucleoside-triphosphate reductase — MATLSAKAHVLKNNGIHEKFSQEKIVMSLLMVGAPLGAAQKISSYVASVAYDGIPTTEIKMLVYDSLKKIDTKMADKYLATNQLKVRTTRDTIEPFNKERIENTLIVETNASPELAKEIANNAWKELKKLDVEYLTAPMIREIVNTKLVEHGFESLRRKYTRVGIPVYNIASLIQNGSRDNANMIHNPETVHKYVADEALKQYALLHILPHDLADAHMGGDIHIHDLEFFAGRPLNCMQHDLRVFIKNGLKVDGTGDHTSVAGPPNHIETLMNHSGEIMLAAQQNMSGGQSMSLWNVFVAPFAAGLPYMKVKQAVQMFIYNLNMAYAARGSQVPFTSINLEFTVPDFLCDEPAYGPKGKIVGTYGDFEEETRILQRAFTETLLEGDSQGKPHLFPNTIYVLRENILNSEFEEDIRLVHELSAKFGGAYFVNMLPDYRGNMANYMGCRTSLNDNWTGDWDKDCLRTGNLAYVTLNLPRIAYNSRDDSDVYEYLDSYLSLAEQVLMLRRTQAMNCLNNYNLLPFLRQQFRGANDNELYYRIENSTLSFGFVGLNEMLYSYMGSGIEDKDACKFGLNVLDYINDRANELKDKTGLRWSVLQTPAESTAYRFAMLDMEKHRDRIVAQGDGRTAYYTNSSHVPVNADVLLPEKIKIEEKFHSRTLGGHIFHAFMGESYSNPDSLMSLTDKIARKSDIGFWAYSSALSFCIKCKALMKGLHDVCGTCGEQSEVEWYDRITGYVQQVGRSKSASGGWNPGKMQELRDRKRF, encoded by the coding sequence ATGGCTACACTAAGTGCAAAAGCACATGTTTTAAAAAACAACGGGATCCATGAAAAATTCAGCCAGGAGAAGATAGTAATGTCCCTTCTCATGGTAGGTGCACCTCTTGGAGCTGCACAGAAAATCTCATCTTATGTTGCAAGTGTTGCTTATGATGGAATTCCCACTACAGAAATTAAGATGCTGGTTTATGATTCTTTAAAAAAAATTGATACAAAAATGGCCGACAAATATCTGGCAACCAATCAACTGAAAGTTAGAACAACCAGGGACACAATAGAACCTTTTAATAAGGAAAGAATCGAAAACACGCTTATTGTAGAAACAAATGCATCACCTGAACTTGCAAAAGAAATAGCTAATAATGCATGGAAAGAACTTAAAAAACTTGATGTTGAATACCTCACAGCCCCAATGATCAGGGAAATTGTAAACACCAAACTTGTTGAACATGGTTTTGAATCATTAAGGCGTAAATATACAAGGGTTGGTATCCCTGTATATAACATCGCAAGCCTCATTCAAAATGGCTCCCGTGATAATGCAAATATGATTCATAATCCTGAAACTGTTCATAAGTACGTTGCAGATGAAGCACTCAAACAGTACGCATTGTTACACATCCTCCCTCATGATCTGGCAGATGCACACATGGGTGGGGACATACATATCCACGACCTTGAATTCTTTGCAGGAAGACCATTAAACTGTATGCAGCACGATTTAAGGGTTTTCATAAAAAATGGACTTAAAGTAGACGGTACTGGAGATCATACATCTGTAGCAGGCCCTCCAAATCATATTGAAACATTGATGAACCATTCAGGTGAAATAATGCTTGCAGCTCAGCAGAACATGAGCGGTGGGCAGTCAATGAGTTTATGGAATGTATTTGTAGCCCCATTTGCAGCAGGTTTACCTTACATGAAGGTAAAGCAGGCAGTACAGATGTTTATCTACAATCTGAACATGGCTTACGCTGCAAGAGGTTCGCAGGTTCCATTTACAAGTATTAACCTTGAATTCACTGTCCCTGACTTTTTATGCGACGAACCTGCTTATGGACCAAAAGGAAAAATCGTGGGGACATACGGGGATTTTGAAGAAGAAACAAGAATATTACAGCGTGCATTCACAGAAACACTCCTTGAAGGAGATTCACAGGGTAAACCTCATCTTTTCCCAAACACGATCTATGTTTTAAGAGAAAACATTTTAAATAGTGAGTTTGAAGAAGATATAAGACTTGTTCACGAGCTTTCAGCTAAATTTGGGGGAGCTTACTTTGTAAATATGCTTCCGGACTACAGAGGAAATATGGCCAATTACATGGGATGCAGAACATCCCTAAATGATAACTGGACTGGAGACTGGGATAAAGACTGTTTACGTACAGGAAACCTTGCTTATGTTACATTAAACCTTCCAAGAATTGCTTATAACTCAAGGGATGATTCTGACGTATATGAATATCTTGATTCCTATCTCTCCCTCGCTGAACAGGTTTTAATGCTTAGAAGAACGCAGGCCATGAATTGTCTTAATAATTATAATTTACTCCCATTTCTCAGACAACAATTTCGTGGAGCCAATGACAATGAACTGTATTACAGGATAGAAAATTCTACACTTTCATTTGGTTTTGTGGGACTTAATGAAATGCTTTATTCATACATGGGTAGTGGAATAGAAGATAAAGATGCCTGTAAGTTTGGATTAAATGTTTTAGATTATATAAATGATAGAGCAAATGAATTAAAGGATAAGACTGGTTTAAGATGGTCTGTTCTCCAAACACCAGCAGAATCAACCGCTTACAGGTTTGCAATGCTGGATATGGAAAAACACAGGGACAGAATCGTTGCACAGGGAGATGGAAGAACTGCCTATTACACCAATTCATCACATGTACCGGTTAATGCGGATGTTTTACTCCCAGAAAAGATTAAAATTGAAGAAAAATTCCATTCCAGGACTCTTGGAGGTCATATATTCCATGCATTCATGGGAGAATCCTATTCAAACCCGGATTCACTTATGAGCCTCACAGATAAAATTGCACGTAAGTCAGACATTGGATTTTGGGCCTATAGCTCAGCTTTGAGCTTCTGCATAAAATGTAAGGCCTTAATGAAAGGGTTACATGATGTGTGTGGAACATGTGGAGAACAGAGTGAAGTTGAATGGTATGACCGGATAACTGGTTATGTTCAGCAGGTTGGAAGGTCTAAATCTGCATCAGGCGGCTGGAATCCTGGTAAAATGCAGGAGTTAAGGGATAGAAAGAGATTTTAA
- a CDS encoding DUF1743 domain-containing protein, with protein sequence MEILTPRDLKEKFKDPWISPYKKVLTMVDGDQVEIVEYHPCIGGSEWVVYQYKRSSELVEKSKRDGNKHTFLVKVGKSDFNLKPSFSAAGIEEVSIEGGEVKVVHAGLAGAGVGAAMCRGMAEGVKRVEIYDIGGGSKVGRAAVITPKLEKVVIGIDDTDTKEKGATWTLANNVGIELSKMGFEYIDHVIVQLYPHNPNKTQNCVAIALVFAVKPGERDKLIEEAYKLFKKHTLSQKTSMAVLDGLEIPEELRKYAQSAKKSMITLKEAEKVGKDIGIQFVEVTGSQGKIGALAALGLYDDVKEAVKVYY encoded by the coding sequence ATGGAAATATTAACACCTCGCGATCTTAAAGAGAAATTTAAAGATCCATGGATATCACCGTACAAAAAAGTCCTTACGATGGTTGATGGGGACCAAGTAGAGATAGTTGAATACCATCCCTGTATTGGAGGCTCTGAATGGGTTGTGTATCAATACAAAAGGTCAAGTGAACTGGTTGAAAAATCTAAAAGAGACGGGAACAAACATACATTCCTTGTAAAGGTAGGTAAATCTGATTTTAACCTTAAACCAAGTTTTTCTGCAGCGGGAATTGAAGAAGTCTCAATTGAAGGCGGTGAAGTTAAAGTGGTCCACGCAGGACTTGCAGGAGCAGGGGTAGGCGCAGCTATGTGTCGTGGGATGGCAGAAGGAGTAAAAAGAGTGGAAATTTATGATATAGGTGGGGGTTCAAAGGTTGGAAGGGCTGCAGTAATAACACCAAAGCTTGAAAAGGTTGTAATTGGAATTGATGATACAGATACAAAGGAAAAAGGAGCTACATGGACTCTTGCAAACAATGTAGGTATTGAACTTTCTAAAATGGGTTTTGAATACATAGATCACGTTATTGTGCAACTTTACCCCCATAATCCTAATAAAACACAAAATTGTGTGGCCATAGCGCTTGTTTTTGCAGTAAAGCCTGGTGAAAGAGACAAACTCATAGAAGAGGCATATAAATTATTTAAAAAGCATACACTGTCCCAAAAGACTTCCATGGCAGTTTTAGATGGACTTGAAATTCCAGAAGAGCTTAGAAAGTATGCACAATCAGCTAAAAAATCCATGATCACACTAAAAGAAGCTGAAAAAGTTGGAAAAGATATAGGAATCCAGTTTGTAGAAGTTACAGGCTCTCAAGGTAAAATAGGCGCTCTTGCAGCTTTAGGTCTCTATGATGATGTAAAAGAAGCGGTGAAGGTTTATTATTAA
- a CDS encoding cysteine desulfurase: MVNINIRAEIPLLEELIYLDAASTTPTPEPVVRAMCDYYHHFNANTGRGAYKTAVKATTKFENARENIAKFINAANNEVIFTKNTTEAINIVANGLNFKKEDSIIVPNIEHHSNFLPWLNLKKKGINLKVIKADKYGVIDAADIENAVDNTTKLITTTHISNSIGSCQPIYEIGAIAEENDVLYLIDAAQSAGHMKFNVKETKADFVSFPGHKGLLGPVGTGFLYCRDEIAEMLKPMNLGGGTVSKVSEEDFTLESHPAKFEGGTQNIAGVIGLGAAVKYVNEIGIENIEKHSVKLTKYMYDEINNIDNIICYGDPENIHGILSFNIEGMNSHDVAKILDELKNICVRSGYHCAIPSIKHIGADSLDGTVRASVHYYNTREEIDTLVETLKEISKFAGG, translated from the coding sequence ATGGTAAATATCAATATAAGGGCAGAAATTCCATTACTTGAGGAACTGATCTATCTGGATGCTGCAAGTACCACCCCAACTCCTGAACCGGTAGTAAGAGCCATGTGTGATTACTATCATCATTTCAATGCCAATACTGGAAGGGGAGCGTATAAAACAGCAGTTAAAGCAACGACAAAATTTGAAAATGCCAGGGAAAATATTGCAAAATTCATCAATGCAGCTAACAATGAAGTGATATTTACAAAAAACACCACCGAAGCCATAAATATTGTTGCAAACGGCCTGAACTTTAAAAAGGAAGATTCTATAATTGTTCCAAATATAGAACACCACTCCAACTTTTTGCCATGGCTTAACTTAAAGAAAAAAGGAATTAATTTAAAAGTTATAAAAGCCGATAAATACGGGGTTATTGATGCTGCAGATATTGAAAATGCAGTTGATAATACAACAAAGCTCATTACAACCACCCATATTTCTAACTCCATCGGGTCATGCCAGCCGATATATGAAATAGGTGCCATTGCAGAAGAAAATGATGTACTCTACTTAATTGATGCTGCTCAATCTGCAGGACATATGAAATTCAATGTTAAGGAAACTAAAGCTGATTTTGTGTCTTTTCCGGGTCATAAAGGACTTTTAGGCCCTGTGGGAACAGGATTTTTGTACTGTAGGGATGAGATTGCAGAAATGCTTAAACCAATGAACTTGGGGGGTGGAACTGTATCTAAAGTTTCAGAAGAAGATTTCACTCTTGAATCCCATCCTGCAAAATTTGAAGGAGGTACTCAAAATATAGCTGGCGTAATAGGTCTTGGAGCCGCTGTAAAATATGTGAATGAAATAGGAATTGAAAATATTGAAAAACACAGCGTGAAACTTACAAAGTACATGTACGATGAAATCAACAACATAGATAACATAATATGTTATGGTGATCCTGAAAATATTCATGGAATACTTTCTTTTAATATAGAGGGTATGAATTCTCATGATGTTGCTAAAATACTGGATGAACTAAAAAACATATGCGTTAGAAGTGGTTATCACTGTGCCATTCCTTCAATAAAACATATAGGTGCAGATTCTCTTGATGGGACAGTCAGAGCATCAGTTCACTATTACAATACCCGGGAAGAAATAGATACACTCGTAGAAACACTGAAAGAAATATCTAAGTTTGCGGGAGGTTGA
- a CDS encoding isocitrate/isopropylmalate family dehydrogenase, whose product MYKIAVIPGDGIGKEVMEAALHILEALDVEFDYTFAEAGDEYEAVSGIALPQETIDIVKNSQACLFGAAGESAADVIVKLRQELDLYVNLRPVKSYPGTKSLYDDLDFVVVRENTEGLYIGIEEETEEGATALNVVTRKASERICRFAFEYAKKTGRSKVTAVHKANVLKKADGLFKETFYKVAEDFKDIETDDRYVDATAMFFITNPYMFDVIVTTNLFGDILSDEGAGLVGGLGLIPSANIGETHGLFEPVHGSAPRHAGKGTANPSAMILSAVLMLDYLEEYDAARTVENALIEVLSESKVVTRDLGGTASTMEMAREVRSKIENK is encoded by the coding sequence ATGTACAAGATAGCTGTAATACCCGGGGACGGAATTGGAAAAGAAGTAATGGAAGCAGCATTACATATATTGGAAGCTTTAGACGTTGAATTTGACTATACATTTGCAGAGGCAGGGGATGAATACGAAGCAGTATCTGGAATCGCTCTACCTCAAGAAACAATTGACATAGTTAAAAATTCGCAGGCATGCCTCTTTGGGGCTGCAGGAGAATCTGCAGCAGATGTAATTGTTAAATTAAGGCAAGAATTAGACCTTTATGTCAATTTACGTCCTGTTAAATCATATCCGGGTACAAAAAGTCTCTATGATGATCTGGATTTTGTTGTAGTTCGGGAAAATACAGAAGGGCTTTACATTGGTATTGAAGAGGAAACAGAGGAGGGTGCAACGGCTTTAAACGTTGTTACAAGGAAAGCAAGTGAAAGAATTTGTAGATTTGCGTTTGAATATGCAAAAAAAACAGGTAGAAGCAAGGTTACTGCAGTTCACAAGGCTAATGTGCTTAAAAAAGCTGATGGATTATTTAAAGAAACATTCTATAAAGTGGCTGAAGATTTTAAGGACATTGAAACTGACGACCGTTATGTGGACGCTACAGCAATGTTTTTTATCACAAATCCGTACATGTTTGATGTTATTGTCACCACCAACCTTTTTGGAGATATACTCTCTGATGAAGGTGCCGGACTTGTTGGAGGGTTAGGATTAATACCTTCAGCCAATATTGGAGAAACACATGGTTTATTTGAACCAGTGCATGGATCGGCACCAAGACATGCAGGTAAAGGAACTGCAAATCCCTCTGCCATGATATTATCTGCAGTATTAATGCTTGACTACCTTGAAGAGTATGATGCTGCCCGCACTGTTGAAAATGCCTTAATAGAAGTATTAAGCGAAAGTAAAGTTGTAACTCGGGATCTTGGTGGAACTGCGTCCACAATGGAAATGGCAAGAGAAGTTAGAAGCAAAATAGAAAATAAATAA
- the hacA gene encoding homoaconitase large subunit, protein MSMTMAEKILAKASGKKEVEAGEIVMTNIDVAMTHDLTGPLSVESFRKIGVPEVWDPEKIVIVFDHQVPADSLDAAENHAIMRKFVRDQGISNFYDVREGVCHQVLPEKGHIVPGEVVVGTDSHTCTHGALGAFSTGIGSTDMSMVFATGKLWFKTPETIKFNIEGTLQDNVYAKDVILNIIGQTGADGATYKACQFGGETVTEMSVSDRMVLCNMAIEMGGKTGLVEPDQKTLNYVNARSNKSFEVIKGDADAASLEIMDIDVSDLEPQIACPHNVDNVKDISDVAGTPIDQVFLGSCTNGRIEDLRDAARILKGNKVSDNIRMLVIPASREVYRDALNEGLMNIFVDAGALVCNPCCGPCLGGHVGLIGPGEVSLSTSNRNFKGRQGSSEAEVYLSSAAVAASSAITGKIEDPRDIK, encoded by the coding sequence ATGTCAATGACAATGGCAGAGAAAATACTTGCAAAAGCTTCTGGAAAAAAGGAAGTTGAGGCCGGTGAGATAGTTATGACTAACATAGATGTTGCAATGACCCATGATCTTACTGGTCCGCTATCTGTAGAGTCTTTTAGAAAAATAGGAGTTCCAGAGGTCTGGGATCCAGAGAAAATTGTAATAGTTTTTGACCATCAGGTGCCTGCAGATTCTCTTGATGCGGCCGAAAATCACGCTATAATGCGTAAATTTGTTAGAGATCAGGGAATAAGCAATTTTTATGATGTTAGAGAAGGAGTATGCCATCAGGTACTTCCAGAAAAAGGTCATATAGTTCCTGGAGAAGTTGTAGTTGGAACAGACTCACATACATGCACTCATGGTGCATTAGGAGCATTTTCAACAGGTATAGGGTCAACAGACATGTCAATGGTATTTGCTACAGGAAAACTCTGGTTTAAAACCCCTGAAACCATAAAATTCAATATAGAAGGTACTCTTCAAGATAATGTTTATGCAAAAGATGTTATTCTTAATATTATTGGTCAAACAGGTGCTGATGGTGCAACATACAAAGCTTGCCAATTTGGAGGGGAAACTGTAACTGAAATGTCAGTATCTGACAGAATGGTACTTTGTAACATGGCTATAGAGATGGGAGGTAAAACAGGGCTTGTAGAACCGGATCAAAAAACTCTTAATTACGTTAATGCACGATCAAACAAGTCATTTGAAGTAATTAAAGGAGATGCGGATGCTGCATCTCTTGAAATAATGGACATTGATGTAAGCGATCTTGAACCTCAAATTGCATGTCCTCACAACGTGGACAATGTAAAAGATATATCTGATGTTGCAGGAACACCTATTGATCAGGTATTTCTTGGATCATGTACAAATGGTAGAATTGAAGATCTAAGAGACGCAGCAAGGATTCTTAAGGGAAATAAAGTTTCAGACAACATAAGAATGCTTGTAATACCTGCATCACGTGAAGTTTACAGGGATGCACTCAATGAAGGTTTAATGAATATATTTGTAGATGCAGGAGCTCTTGTATGTAATCCTTGCTGTGGTCCATGTCTTGGAGGTCATGTAGGTCTTATAGGGCCTGGTGAAGTAAGTCTTTCTACTTCAAACAGAAACTTTAAAGGTAGACAGGGTAGTTCAGAAGCAGAAGTTTACTTAAGCTCAGCTGCAGTTGCAGCCAGCTCTGCAATCACAGGAAAAATCGAGGATCCCAGAGATATTAAGTAA
- the ribH gene encoding 6,7-dimethyl-8-ribityllumazine synthase translates to MVKVRLGAVVAEFNYDITQMMLELAKEHAKFLDSEITKVITVPGVFDMPLAIKKLLKEDDIDAVITLGAVIEGATSHDEIVVQHASRKIADLALEYDKPVALGISGPGMTRLEAHQRVDYGKRAVEAAVKMCERLK, encoded by the coding sequence ATGGTAAAAGTCAGATTAGGAGCAGTAGTGGCTGAGTTCAACTATGATATAACTCAAATGATGTTAGAATTAGCTAAAGAACATGCTAAATTCTTAGATTCTGAAATAACAAAAGTAATTACAGTACCTGGTGTATTTGATATGCCACTTGCAATTAAAAAACTTCTAAAGGAAGATGACATAGATGCGGTAATAACTCTTGGTGCTGTTATTGAAGGTGCAACATCCCATGATGAGATAGTCGTACAGCACGCTTCACGTAAAATAGCGGATTTAGCACTTGAATACGATAAACCAGTGGCTTTAGGAATATCTGGCCCTGGAATGACACGTTTAGAAGCACATCAACGTGTTGATTATGGTAAACGTGCTGTAGAGGCTGCTGTTAAAATGTGTGAACGTTTAAAATAA